A part of Pieris napi chromosome 9, ilPieNapi1.2, whole genome shotgun sequence genomic DNA contains:
- the LOC125052390 gene encoding ell-associated factor Eaf isoform X1 has translation MADKHSLNYEVRELKLGSSFTNNKASQYHTIKYDFKPASVDVNKMATVDVGTNNQVTVTVPHLDGAGIPQTVFKGNQRPYTKECVLIIDRDTGEITLEKLSSNIQVKKTRQESIQKPRPLTPITSDLTNTTQRSTSRTRVATNRRTNNNTGTANMTAQVTQHHQRFNGSAAPKAHNMVRSPPRVKTSPPQAPWSAGGNSTLASLPMIGLDDAPNGPSAPSVHATSAHVPSAHVPSAHAPIAHIPSAHVPSVHTPSAPIVPSVHSAPIAHVPPPSRHLPPPAPPNPATQRQDDSSSSSSSDSDSDSGSGSDSDENDSRPSIPSGAPSNPALPTDVLNDDLCLSESGSDSD, from the exons atggCTGATAAACATAGTTTAAACTATGAGGTTAGAGAATTAAAATTGGGATCAAGTTTCACTAACAATAAAGCATCACAATATCACACAATTAAAT ATGACTTCAAGCCAGCTTCTGTTGATGTTAATAAAATGGCCACTGTAGATGTAGGAACTAACAATCAAGTGACTGTAACTGTACCACATTTAG ATGGCGCTGGCATACCACAGACAGTGTTTAAGGGAAATCAACGGCCTTACACAAAAGAATGTGTGCTTATAATAGATAGAGATACAGGAGAAATCACattagaaaaattatcaaGTAATATACAAGTAAAAAAGACAAG GCAAGAGTCTATTCAAAAGCCACGCCCCTTAACTCCTATTACAAGCGATCTCACAAACACCACACAAAGATCTACATCGCGTACCCGTGTTGCAACCAATCGTCGAACTAACAATAATACTG GCACAGCCAATATGACAGCTCAAGTAACCCAGCATCATCAACGGTTTAATGGTAGTGCAGCTCCCAAGGCTCATAACATGGTGCGTTCACCGCCCAGAGTCAAAACGTCTCCACCCCAAGCGCC TTGGTCAGCAGGCGGCAACAGTACACTAGCGTCGCTTCCTATGATTGGTCTGGACGACGCTCCCAATGGTCCTAGCGCTCCTAGTGTGCATGCAACCAGTGCACACGTGCCTAGCGCGCATGTACCTAGTGCGCACGCTCCTATCGCTCACATCCCAAGCGCCCATGTGCCAAGTGTGCACACCCCTAGCGCACCCATTGTCCCTAGCGTGCATAGTGCCCCTATTGCGCACGTTCCACCACCGTCGCGGCATCTGCCGCCTCCCGCGCCGCCAAATCCAGCTACA CAACGTCAAGATGACAGCTCATCTAGTTCATCAAGTGATAGTGACAGCGACAGTGGTAGCGGAAGTGACAGCGATGAGAACGACTCTAGACCATCTATTCCTTCTG GTGCACCTAGCAACCCAGCCTTACCAACGGATGTCCTTAACGACGATCTCTGTTTGTCTGAATCCGGCAGCGACTCTGACTGA
- the LOC125052390 gene encoding ell-associated factor Eaf isoform X2: MADKHSLNYEVRELKLGSSFTNNKASQYHTIKYDFKPASVDVNKMATVDVGTNNQVTVTVPHLDGAGIPQTVFKGNQRPYTKECVLIIDRDTGEITLEKLSSNIQVKKTRQESIQKPRPLTPITSDLTNTTQRSTSRTRVATNRRTNNNTGKANMTAQVTQHHQRFNGSAAPKAHNMVRSPPRVKTSPPQAPWSAGGNSTLASLPMIGLDDAPNGPSAPSVHATSAHVPSAHVPSAHAPIAHIPSAHVPSVHTPSAPIVPSVHSAPIAHVPPPSRHLPPPAPPNPATQRQDDSSSSSSSDSDSDSGSGSDSDENDSRPSIPSGAPSNPALPTDVLNDDLCLSESGSDSD; the protein is encoded by the exons atggCTGATAAACATAGTTTAAACTATGAGGTTAGAGAATTAAAATTGGGATCAAGTTTCACTAACAATAAAGCATCACAATATCACACAATTAAAT ATGACTTCAAGCCAGCTTCTGTTGATGTTAATAAAATGGCCACTGTAGATGTAGGAACTAACAATCAAGTGACTGTAACTGTACCACATTTAG ATGGCGCTGGCATACCACAGACAGTGTTTAAGGGAAATCAACGGCCTTACACAAAAGAATGTGTGCTTATAATAGATAGAGATACAGGAGAAATCACattagaaaaattatcaaGTAATATACAAGTAAAAAAGACAAG GCAAGAGTCTATTCAAAAGCCACGCCCCTTAACTCCTATTACAAGCGATCTCACAAACACCACACAAAGATCTACATCGCGTACCCGTGTTGCAACCAATCGTCGAACTAACAATAATACTGgtaa AGCCAATATGACAGCTCAAGTAACCCAGCATCATCAACGGTTTAATGGTAGTGCAGCTCCCAAGGCTCATAACATGGTGCGTTCACCGCCCAGAGTCAAAACGTCTCCACCCCAAGCGCC TTGGTCAGCAGGCGGCAACAGTACACTAGCGTCGCTTCCTATGATTGGTCTGGACGACGCTCCCAATGGTCCTAGCGCTCCTAGTGTGCATGCAACCAGTGCACACGTGCCTAGCGCGCATGTACCTAGTGCGCACGCTCCTATCGCTCACATCCCAAGCGCCCATGTGCCAAGTGTGCACACCCCTAGCGCACCCATTGTCCCTAGCGTGCATAGTGCCCCTATTGCGCACGTTCCACCACCGTCGCGGCATCTGCCGCCTCCCGCGCCGCCAAATCCAGCTACA CAACGTCAAGATGACAGCTCATCTAGTTCATCAAGTGATAGTGACAGCGACAGTGGTAGCGGAAGTGACAGCGATGAGAACGACTCTAGACCATCTATTCCTTCTG GTGCACCTAGCAACCCAGCCTTACCAACGGATGTCCTTAACGACGATCTCTGTTTGTCTGAATCCGGCAGCGACTCTGACTGA